In Terriglobia bacterium, the sequence TCAATGCTGCGACCGGCGTTCAAATTAAGCAGCTGCAGCTCTGAAGGGATAACCGGAACATGAGCTCGCGGTTCTGCACGTAAGCCCTTCGAAACGGCGCACGCGTTCGAACCATATCCGTTGAGTCGTCGGCGACCCGGAAGCTGGCTTCAGCAAAGCGGGAAATTACAGATCATGCTCGGAGACCTGCGTCCGTTACAGAACACTGTGGCTGCGCTTGCTTTGCACCTTGATTCCTCGGTCCCTGCCGTGAACTTTCGCGAAGAGACGAGCGTGATCGAGCGGCACCTTTCTTTGGAGCGCGCCTTTGCCTGCCTCAGCAGCGGCTTTGCCGGAGTGGGATTGCTGCTGGCCTGCATTGGACTTTACGGCACCACGGCCTTTCGGGGGCACTTTCTCCAAGAGATATCCTGCACTGTAGGACTAGATGGCGGAGGGAGAGGGATTCGAACCCCCGGTACGGTTTCCCGTACAGCGGTTTTCAAGACCGCCTGTTTCAACCGCTCACACATCCCTCCGCGGGAGTTGGTGGGTTGGACCAAGGTTATTGTAGCGCAGGTGCCCAGCTGACCAGCCAGTCTCCTGACGGATGCTCTTTGTGTACTGAGCCATGAAGCGTCGGCAAATGCGGTGTGACTCATGTACATTAGATATGAGGGTTTATCCGCATTATTCCTGATGCGCCGCATCGTTTGGCGCTCCCTTGAAAGGATTCTCCTGTTTTGAGCGTTGCCATTCGCAACATTGCCATCATTGCGCACGTCGACCACGGCAAGACCACGCTGGTTGACGCCATGCTGAAGCAGAGCGGGACGTTTCGCGCCAACGAGCAGGTCGCCGAGCGCGTCATGGACTCCAACGACCTGGAACGCGAGCGTGGCATCACCATCCTCGCCAAGAACACGGCCGTGTTCTATCACGACATCAAGATCAACATCGTCGACACGCCGGGCCACAGCGATTTCGGCGGCGAAGTCGAGCGAGCGCTGAAGATGGTTGACGGCGTCATGCTGCTGGTCGACGCCAGCGAAGGTCCGCTGCCGCAGACCCGTTACGTGCTCGGCAAAGCTCTCGAGGCGAGGCTGCCGCCGATACTCGTCATCAACAAGATCGATCGCTCTGACGCGCGCTGCCAGGAAGTGCTGAACGAGGTCTATGACCTGTTTATCGATCTTGACGCGAACGAAGACCAGCTGGATTTCCCGGTGTTGTATACGAACGCGAAACTGGGTACGGCCACAAGCGACCTCGACAAGCCCGGCGAAAATCTGCGTCCGCTATTCGATGCGATTTTGTCGACCATTCCCGAACCGAAGGGCTCGCCCGACGCCACGCTGCAGTTGCTCGTGGCGAACCTCGATTACAGCGATTACCTCGGGCGCCTGGCGATTGCGCGCGTATTCAATGGCACCCTCCACAATGGTGAGGAGGTCGGGATCGCCAAGGCCGACGGGCACATCGACAAAGTAAAAATCACGAAGCTGTTCTCGTTCAGCGGATTGAAGCGCATCGATATTCAGCAGGCCGATCTCGGCGACATCGTCGCCATCGCGGGCGTGACCGGAATCAACATCGGCGACACTATCACGAACTTTGAAGCACCCGATCCATTGCCGCCCATCACGATCGACGAGCCGACCATCGCGATGCGCTTCACGGTGAACACTTCGCCTTTCTCCGGGCGCGAGGGGCAATACGTTACATCGCGCAATCTGCGCGACCGCCTGCAAAAAGAGTTGCTGACAAATGTTTCCTTGCGCGTTGAAGAAACCGACAGCCCCGACACGTTCAAAGTGATGGGACGCGGCGAGTTGCAACTCGCGATCCTGATCGAAATGATGCGCCGCGAAGGTTACGAACTCGCAGTCGCAAAACCGGAAATCGTCACCAAGCAGATTGACGGCAAACTGATGGAGCCTGTTGAGCGGCTTACCATCGACATCCCGGAAGAGTTCATCGGCGTCGTGATTGAGAAACTCGGTGCCCGCAAGGGGCAGATGGACAAGATGCACAATCACGGCTACGGCCGTGTGCGTCTCGAGTTCCGCGTACCGAGCCGCGGCCTGATCGGCCTTCGCAGCGAGTTGCTGACCGACACGCGCGGAACTATCGTGATGAATTCACTTTTCGACGGCTACACCGAATGGCTCGGCGAGATCCCGCATCGTCCGACAGGTGTGCTGGTCGCGGATCGGCCGGGCTCGACGACCGCGTATGCGCTCTATGGGCTTCAGGAACGCGGCGAGATGTTCGTCGGTCCGGGTGTCGAGGTTTACGAGGGCATGATCATCGGGGAGAACTCTCGCGACCGCGACCTCGACGTGAACATCGTTCGCGAGAAGAAGCTCACCAACATGCGCTCGTCGACGGCTGATGAAGCTATACGGCTGGTGCCGCACCGGCAGCTTAATCTCGAACAGGCAATCGAATTCATTGCCGATGACGAACTGGTCGAGATCACGCCGAAGAGCCTGCGGCTGCGCAAGATGGTGCTCCGATCGAACCAGCGCCCGCGAAAGGGTGCGTTGCCAGAAGCAGAGGAGTAAGACTTACTGGAAGAACTCTCCCATGTTCCCCGCGGAACTCCCCGCGCCGGGAACTGCTGACAGTCGCAGTGCTGCTCCAATCAAGCTCTCCAAGTTCTGGTGCTGATACAGACCGCTGCCTTGGTAACC encodes:
- the typA gene encoding translational GTPase TypA; the protein is MSVAIRNIAIIAHVDHGKTTLVDAMLKQSGTFRANEQVAERVMDSNDLERERGITILAKNTAVFYHDIKINIVDTPGHSDFGGEVERALKMVDGVMLLVDASEGPLPQTRYVLGKALEARLPPILVINKIDRSDARCQEVLNEVYDLFIDLDANEDQLDFPVLYTNAKLGTATSDLDKPGENLRPLFDAILSTIPEPKGSPDATLQLLVANLDYSDYLGRLAIARVFNGTLHNGEEVGIAKADGHIDKVKITKLFSFSGLKRIDIQQADLGDIVAIAGVTGINIGDTITNFEAPDPLPPITIDEPTIAMRFTVNTSPFSGREGQYVTSRNLRDRLQKELLTNVSLRVEETDSPDTFKVMGRGELQLAILIEMMRREGYELAVAKPEIVTKQIDGKLMEPVERLTIDIPEEFIGVVIEKLGARKGQMDKMHNHGYGRVRLEFRVPSRGLIGLRSELLTDTRGTIVMNSLFDGYTEWLGEIPHRPTGVLVADRPGSTTAYALYGLQERGEMFVGPGVEVYEGMIIGENSRDRDLDVNIVREKKLTNMRSSTADEAIRLVPHRQLNLEQAIEFIADDELVEITPKSLRLRKMVLRSNQRPRKGALPEAEE